In the Emys orbicularis isolate rEmyOrb1 chromosome 3, rEmyOrb1.hap1, whole genome shotgun sequence genome, one interval contains:
- the LOC135876183 gene encoding taste receptor type 2 member 7-like: MKKSLDTAFIFYLIISAIEFSVGVVVNGYIVALNCIDWAKSRTLTSYDKIITSLAFSRFCLQFFMTDYSLFRIYSNLFVRFQTAQLYTVIWLFINQMSLCFASCLSVFYCVKIATFNQSLFSWLKLKISKLVPWLLLGSVLYCLVTTVAFTLFSYSYCLSSHNSTDRLSTNSTMSDNIKNLMELTFLIHSVGSIFPLIVFIVSSVLLIISLWRHIRKMNLNSDLNPNFRNPSTDAHVRALKSVVSFFIFYNIYYVVSTFSIGNLSYLNAEWKIRVFLFIGAAYPSVHSIILILGKSKLKLASGKILHSANCCFR, from the coding sequence ATGAAAAAGTCTTTAGatactgcttttattttttatctgATTATCTCAGCAATAGAATTCTCAGTGGGAGTTGTTGTAAATGGATATATTGTTGCCTTAAATTGTATCGACTGGGCCAAAAGCAGAACGCTGACTTCCTATGATAAGATCATAACCAGCCTGGCCTTCTCCAGATTTTGCCTACAATTCTTCATGACAGACTATTCCTTATTTAGGATATATTCAAATCTCTTTGTTAGATTTCAAACAGCTCAGCTTTATACAGTTATCTGGTTGTTCATAAACCAAATGAGTCTCTGTTTTGCAAGCTGCCTTTCTGTGTTCTATTGTGTGAAGATTGCCACTTTCAACCAGTCCCTCTTCAGCTGGTTAAAACTGAAAATCTCCAAACTGGTGCCATGGCTACTTTTGGGCTCTGTGCTTTACTGCTTGGTTACCACAGTTGCTTTTACATTGTTCAGCTATTCCTATTGCTTATCCTCTCACAACTCCACAGATCGTCTATCAACAAATAGCACGATGTCAGACAATATAAAGAACCTTATGGAACTCACTTTTCTGATACACAGCGTAGGATCTATTTTCCCCCTTATTGTATTTATTGTTTCATCTGTTCTGTTAATCATATCCCTTTGGAGACACATCAGGAAAATGAACCTTAATTCAGACCTTAATCCAAATTTCAGGAACCCCAGCACGGATGCCCATGTGCGTGCTCTTAAATCTGTGGTGTCCTTTTTCATCTTCTACAATATTTATTATGTGGTTTCAACATTCTCAATAGGAAACCTATCTTATTTGAATGCTGAATGGAAAATTAGGGTGTTTTTATTTATCGGTGCTGCTTACCCTTCTGTACACTCCATTATCTTGATTCTCGGCAAGTCCAAATTAAAACTGGCCTCAGGAAAAATTCTGCATTCTGCCAATTGCTGTTTCAGATAG